Sequence from the Sphingomonas sp. SORGH_AS_0950 genome:
TTCGGTTCGCCAATGATGTGGACGCACGTCATAGAGGCGAGGGGGACGCACGAGGATGCAGCAGGATGCGAACAAGGCCGTCGTTGTTGACGGGCGAGGGCAGGCTGACGGTAGCGACGCGCCTTTCGCGGCCTATCGCGCCGCGTTGCGCGCCTTCGTGTCGCGGCGCATACTCGATCCGCACGAGGCCGAGGATCTGGTGCAGGAAGCGTGCACGCGCCTGATCGCCACCGCGCGCCTGCGTTCGCTGGATGAGCCTCAGGCCTATCTGTTCCGGATCGCCGCGAACCTGATCGCCGATCGGGGGCGGCGGCATACGGCCCTTGTGCCGCTGACCGATGACCTGCACCCGTCGATCGCGCCACGTCAGGAAGAGCGCCGCCGTGTTGTCGACCTGC
This genomic interval carries:
- a CDS encoding RNA polymerase sigma factor, with protein sequence MQQDANKAVVVDGRGQADGSDAPFAAYRAALRAFVSRRILDPHEAEDLVQEACTRLIATARLRSLDEPQAYLFRIAANLIADRGRRHTALVPLTDDLHPSIAPRQEERRRVVDLQRALEVALAELSPRARAIFLMRRFDEMGTGDIARALGISPRMVQKHLTHAVSHLYDRLAHLREVAP